The stretch of DNA AGGTCGACACGGTCGGAGTGTTGAACAGGTCCGCAGCCTCGGGGTGCGGCTCTGCACCTCCCGCCGACGCAGTCGGCAGAAGTCCGGCTTCGTCGAGCTGTTCGATGCGGTTGTTGATGCGCTGCGCCAGTTCACCGGCTGCCTTGCGCGTGAACGTGAGACCCAGAATCTGGTCGGGCCGTGCATGCCCGTTGGCCAACAACCAGAGCACTCGGTTGGCCATGGTCTCGGTCTTTCCGCTGCCGGCCCCGGCCACAACGAGTGTGGGCGACAGCGGCGCTTCAATCACCGCTTGCTGCTCGATCGTGGGCGGGAACATGCCGAGCGCCTCGGCGATCTGCACGGCGGAGATGGGCGGATGCGACGACGTGGGGCTCATGAACTGACCTGCTTGATGATGTGAAGTCGGCACGATCCAAACGACCAGGGATCGAGACAGTGCGTGGCAAGTTCGGCCACGAAGAGGGCGCCGCCCATGCCCGCGGCATCGGCTTGCACGCGAGCGCGGAAGGTGTCGAGTTGCTCGGCGGTGAGCGGCTGTTGGGTGGGGTCGCGGTAGTTCTTCTTCTGGGTGCCCGACGACACGATGACCAGGCGTGCGCCGGCCAGGTCGACACCGTCGGGGATGCCCTCGATGGCGCCCTCTTGAAAGGCGAGCTGGTAGGCGCCGAGCTGTGGATGATCGGCGACCCCCGCGTCGTTGATCGGGTCGCCTTTACCGGTTTTCAGATCGACGATCACGGCCCGACCGTCCTGCAGTTGCTCGACCCGGTCGACAGTGCCCGAGAGAACGGCATCGCCGACGGCGACCGTGAAACCGCCTTCTGCGCTGAGCAGGCTGCCGCCCGAGCGGGAGAAGTCGCCCAGGTACGAGGCCAGCCGATCGGTGAGCGCCCGAGCCTCGAGTTTTGCGACCCGAGATTGCCATTCGGCGTCGAAGACCAGCTCACCCCAGCGCTCGTCCACCCCTTTCCAGAGTGCCTCCGGCGTCACGTCGACAGCGGTTTCCATGACCTTGTGCACAATCGTGCCGAGGTTGGCGGCCGTGTTTGTTCCACCGCCACCGACCTGTCCGATCACCCAGTGCAGGGGGCAGGCCTCAAACGACGCCATCTTCGACGGCGAGACGCGCACGGCACCGTCCGGCTGCGACTGAGCATCCGGCTGCGGCTGAGCATCAGGCTGCGACTGAGCATCAGGCTGCGACTGAGCATCAGGCTGCGACTGAGCATCAGGCTGCGACTGATTGTCGTTGAGGGGGCGAGTGGTGCTCGGCGGCACGATTCCGTACCACTCGCTCGGATGCGCGCCCGCAACCCCCGCGCCGGCCAGTCGGGCCAAGGCCGCCGAGGCATCGCTGATTCGACGCTTCGCGAACTCGTCGTCCGGGTGCGACCGTCCGAGCGCCCCGGTGAGGTCGCGTCGCAATCGGCCGACCAAGCCGCGGAGCGAGAGCGGGAACCGGTTCGCCGCGGCCTCGGCCGGCTCGGGGTCGGGCAGCATTCGGAAGAACGCCGAGGGCTGATTGTCTTCGTTGGCGATCGCCGTCGCGAGCACTTCATGCCGCGCCCGGGAGGCCGCCTGGGCGAACATGCGCAATTCGTCGTGGAGCACCGCGGTGCGGGCATCCGTCGAGGCCGAGTCCTGTCGGCCGGCCCGGGCCGCCAGGTCGCCGGCGCCGAGCAAGGAGCCGCGCACGCGAAGGTCGGGCCAGACGTTCTCTTGCAGGCCGGCCAGCACGACGACATCGAACTCGCGGCCGATCACGGCGCTCGGCGTCGCCACGATCACCGCATCGCCCTGAGCGCGGGGGGCCAGGGTGTCTTCCGGCACGTCGGTGTCGACCAGATGGGCCAGGAATTGCACGGGCGGCGCGGCGGGCGTGCGCTCGACGAAGCGCTGGGCAGCCGAGAACAACGCCACGACGGCGTCGAGGTTGCGATTGGCTTCGTCGGCCACGATTCCTGTTGCGGTGGATTGCTCATGCCAGATGTCGGCGAGGCGGCTGCGCTGCCAAAGCCCCCACAGAAGTTCTTCGATCGTGGCGCCCGCAGCGTATTCGGCGGATGCCTCGGCCAGACTGCGCCCGAACGCCAACGCCTTGCGGGCGATGCGGTTGTCGAGGGTTTCGAGGGTCGCCGGCTCGACGAGTGCGCTCACGAGCAGTGCGTCTGCCGTGCGGTTTCCGTCAGCGTTCAGTTCACGCTGGCGCAGGGCGGCGCGCAAGCGGCGAAGCGCGATGGGGTCGAGACCGCCAAGCGGACCGCCGAGCAGTGCGGTCGCGGTTTCGGCGTCAAGGGCACGACGCCCGAGAGTCACCTCGAGCGCGAGAATGAATGCGGCGACGGCGCCCTCATCACGCAGCGCAGTCTGGGCACTGGCGACCTGGGTGGGGACTTCGAGAGCTGCCAATCCCTTGGAGAGAGCCGGAACCAGTGCTCCGGTACGCACGATCACCGCCATCTGTCCCCACGGAACCTGGCCCAAAATGTGGCGCTCACGCAGACGCCGGGCAATCACCGCGAGCTGTTCGGCCGGGTTGCCCACGACCATGCTCTGCACAGCATCGAATGGGGCCGGGTCGGCAGCGGCATCGACTGCAGCAACATCGCCAGCGGCGTGGTCAGCGCGGTCAGCCTCGACGGCTGCGCGGTCAGCCTCGACGGCTGCGTGGTCGGCTTCGACAGCGGCGGGCTGGTGTGCCACCGTCGCTGCCCGCTGCGTTCCGGCCGCCGCCGCACCGATGCGGTGTGTGGCCTCGCCGACGAGCCGACGCACCTCCGGGCCATGGCGATAGACCGTGCCGAGGGTGAAGCTCTGAATCCGCTCGACGCCGAGGTAGGAGTCGAGTCGACCCAACGAATCGGGGTGGGCACCACGGAACGAGCCCGTCGACAGGTCGGGATCGCCGACCGCGAGAATCGCAACGCCGCGGGCTGCGAACTGGGCAAGCAATGACAGGGTGGCTTGGGTGGCCTCTTGGGCATCGTCGAGCACAATCAAGCGCAGGCCGGCGAGCGGTCCGAGCTCGCCCTGCGCCGCCGCCCCAGCGGGTGCCGCACGCACGAGTGCTGCGGCAAATTGGGACAGTTCGGTGGAGTCGTAGTGCCCCGGACGGGTCTGGTCTTTCACCTCTTCATAGCCACGGATGAAGTCTGCCGCGGCTTCCCATTCGACGCGCCCCGTTTCTCTGCCCCAGGCGGCAAGCTGCGCGGGCGTCACCCCGTACTCAACGGCGCGCATCATGAGGTCACGCAGTTCGGTGCGGAATCCGCGCAGCCGGCGCACCTCGGGGCCGAGTGTGGGTGGCCAGACCGGCCCGGAGCCTTCATCGAGATGCCCCTGCAGAAGCTCGGCAATGATCTGATCTTGTTCGCCGCCGGTCAGCAGCGTCGGGCTGGCGCGTCCCTCGCGCGTTTCAGTCCCCCGCACGATTTGGAATGCCACTGAATTCGCGGTTCGAGCCAGAGGTCCGTTTGTCGGAATCCCCAGTCGAAGTGACACACGGTCGCGCAACTCGGTGGCGCCCGAGCGTGTCGGAACAAGCACGAGCACCTCGCTCGGGGAATACCCTCGCCCCAGCACTCGCTCGGCGACGGCCTCGACGACCACGGCCGTCTTGCCGGTTCCCGGAGCGCCGAGCACCGACGCACACTGACCGTCGGCGAGGTCGAGAACCGCCTGCTGCGAGGGGTCGAGGGCAATTTCTGGTGCGGTAGGTGTCACGTTTTACACGGTACCGGGTTGCGCCGACAGTGAACGGTGTTCGAGGCTGCGCCCGTTCTGTCGTACTCTGGGCGAGTAGTCAACGAAAGGCGCACCTGGTGGACATCCGCATTGGCATCTTCAACTCTCCCCGCGAGATCGGTTTTGAGACCTCCCAGCCCGCTGCTGAGGTCGAGGCGGCTGTCGCTGCCGCTCTCGCAGACCCCACCGGCTACCTCAAGCTGGGCGACGACAAGGGTCGCATCTACGTGGTCCCCACGAGCGGGCTTGCCTACGTCGAGATCGGCTCCGAAGAGTCGCGTCGCGTCGGCTTCGTCGCGTAAGCACTGATGGAGCTTCTGTTTGTCGCCCTCGGCGGCGCACTGATCGGCCTCGTGGCCCGTTACGCGCTGCCGAACCGCGGAACCCAGGGCGCCGTGCTCGTTCCCGCCATCGGCACGGGTGTAGCCGCACTGATCTGGGTCGCGTTGACCTGGCTGGGCATGAAGTGGGATGGCGGCTGGATCTGGTGGATCACGTTCGCGCTCACCGCAGTCATCGCCGTCGCGGCGAACATCGTCGTGGCGCGCCGACGCGCACACAGCGACAACCAGCGTCTGCACAGCCTGCTGAGGTCTGCGGCACCGCACACCTCATGACGGCGATCGCACCGTGATGGCGGCATTTCCGGCGATTCACGGCGTGCTCGATGCGGAACAATCACGCTGTGCCGCTCGATTGAGCCTGCTCACTCACCGCGACACGGACGCCCCTTTTCGCGGGGTGTACGTGCACGGTTCCGTCGGGCGGGGAAAGACCTGGCTCTGCGACGCCTTCTTTGACGCGTGGCCGGGAACGGCCAAGCGTCGAGTGCACTTTCACGATTTCTTTCGCAGGCTGCATGAGACAATCTGGCTCTACCGCACGCATCCGATCGAGGAGCCGGTCGAGTTCGACACACCGAGCACGCCCGACCCCGACCCGGTTGGCCAGGCCATCGCTGATCTCTATGATGGCGTCGAGTTGTTGTACTTCGATGAGTTTTATGTGCACGACACGGCGGATGCCGTGCTTCTGACCCAGGTACTCCAAGCGGCCATTGACAGCGGTATCACGCTGGTGGCTACCTCAAACTACGCGCCGAGCGACCTGCTGCCGAGCCCCGACTTTCACCACATGATGGAGCCCGCGATCGCCCTGATCGAGGCGCATTTCGATGTCGTCGAACTCGGCGGCGATCACGACTACCGGCTGACCGACGGCACGTCCCGGGCCGCAGGGTTCGCGGCGGGTCGCTGGATCGCGGCGTCGCCCGCCGGTCTGCTGGACGAGGCTGGGCTGGTGGAACCGGCCGAGTCCGAACGCACCAGCCTTGATTCCCGCGGCCATCGTTTCAACGCCCGCCGGGCATCCGGCGGCGAGCTCTGGTTCGACTTCGCCGACCTGTGCGAGGCGCACACCTCGGTCAACGACTACCTGGCCTGGTCGGCCGAATCCGACGTCTGGGTGCTCGACGCTGTGCCCAAACTGGCGACCACGACGCCGTCGAGCAGTCAACGCTTCGCCCACCTCATCGACGTTCTCTGCGACGCCGACGTGACCCTGCACATCCGCAGCAACCACACAGTTGACGAGGTACTGGCACCAGAACCGGTCTCCCCGCACCTGGCACCCCGCGAAATCCCCCCGCCCGCACTCGGTCCGCTCGACCTGGTGCGCACCGCGAGCAGACTTGCTCTGCTGCGTCCGCTTCGCTGAGCTGACTCAGGCGGTCAGACCGAGCGCGTCCATGCGTCGCGTGTGGGCAGCGATGATTTCGGTGAAGACGGGTTCGAGTGTGGACTCGTCTGAGCCGAGATCACCCGTCACGTGCAAGGCCGACCGAGCGATGAGCAGGGTGTCGCCGACAAGTCGACGCCCCCACAACGCCAACGACGAATCCAACGTGCTGTCGGCAGCGATTCCACGAGTGATCTCGTGCACGATCGCCGCGGTGTCGGCGCTGCTAGCCACGCCCGCCGTGCGCCGGATGATCGGCACAATGCGCTGGCGAGATTCGTGGGGCAACCCGGCCGCAAGACTCGCGAAGAAGTCCTCCAGCAGCCCCGTGGTCAGGTAACAGCCGAGAATCGATTCGTACCAGGTCGCGCCGTACGTCATCCGGCTGAACGATTCGAGATCCGCGGCGAAGGGCGCCATTGCCTCAGCCGGTTCGCCGCCCACCCGACGGATCTCGGCGGCGAGAGCCTGATGCGTGGCCAGTGCGTTCCCGGCGACGCGGCTCAGGGATTCTCGTGCCGCCAGCGTCGGGGCGATTCCCGCCGAGCGAGCGAGGCTGTTGAACACGGTCAGCTGGAAGTACGCCGACTGACCGAGAAGCTGCATCATTGGCGGAACAAGAGTGCTGATGTCGACTTTCGTCGTTGGCTGTGAATGCCCTCTGGCACGCAACCGGGGAACCTCCACGCGCTTTGCACGTCGCTCAAACCATGACACCACAAGCCCAGCTTAGGGTGTTGCCCCGATGCGCCTCGGAATCGCGCTGTGCGCAGTCCGTCAGAGAAGTTCATGCAGTCCGTTAGAGAAACGGATGTCGCTGCCGACAGGTTTACAGCCGCGCCCGGTAAGCTGGACTCACGTCACCGGCATCGGATCGGTGACGATGCGCCTGAAGCAGAAGACGGGCGCAACCCTCTTCTTCAGCACAGGCAGGCATACATTCGTGACTTTCTCCGAACTTAATATCGACCAGGACATGGTTGAGGCTCTCGCCGACAAGGGCATCCTTGAGCCGTTCCCCATTCAGACTCAGACCATTCCGCTCGCTCTCGCCGGCCAAGACATCATCGGCCAGGCCAAGACGGGTACCGGCAAGACCTTCGGATTCGGCCTTCCGCTGATCCAGCGCCTCGGCCTGAACCCCGAGCCAGGCGTGCAGGCGCTCATCGTCGTTCCGACGCGTGAACTCTGCGTGCAGGTGAGCGAAGATCTCGAGCTCGCCGCCAAGAACCGCGACACCAAGATCGTCTCCATTTACGGTGGCAAGGCCTACGAAGGTCAGGTTGAAGCGCTGAAGGCCGGCGCGCAGATCGTCGTCGGAACCCCGGGTCGCCTTCTCGACCTCGCCAGCCAGCGCCTGCTCAATTTGAAGAATGTGCGCGAGATGGTGCTCGACGAGGCTGACAAGATGCTCGACCTCGGCTTCCTGGCCGACATCGAGAAGCTCTTCGCTCAGACGCCGGCCGGCCGCCACACCATGCTGTTCTCGGCCACCATGCCCGGCCCGATCGTCGCCCTCGCGCGACGCTTCATGACCAAGCCGATTCACATTCGTGCGACCGACCCCGACGAGGGCCTCACCCAGGCCAACATCGAACACCTGGTCTACCGTGCGCACAACATGGATAAAGACGAGGTGATCGGCCGCATCTTGATGGCCGAGGGCCGCGGCAAGACCGTCATCTTCACGCGCACCAAGCGTGCCGCAGCCAAGCTCGTCGAAGAGCTCAATGACCGTGGCTTCAATGCCGCTGCGGTGCATGGCGACCTGAACCAGGAACAGCGCGAACGCGCCATGGCTGCGTTCAAAGCCGGTAAAAAAGACATCCTCATCGCAACGGATGTCGCCGCTCGCGGCATCGACGTCAACGACGTCACGCACGTGATCAACCACACGATCCCCGAAGACGAGAAGGCGTACCTGCACCGCGTGGGCCGCACCGGTCGCGCGGGCAAGACCGGTATCGCCGTGACGTTCGTCGACTGGGACGATCTGCACAAGTGGGCCCTGATCAACAAGGCGCTCGAGTTCGGCCAGCCGGAACCGACGGAGACCTACTCGTCGTCACCGCACCTCTTCACCGACCTCAACATCCCCGCCGGCTCGAAGGGCCGCCTGCGTGCGACACCGATCAAGGACGGCCCTCCAGTCGGTTCCGGTCGCTCAGATGCGGGCCGTTCCGGTTCGGGCCGTTCGGGTGCAGCACGTTCTGACTCGGGCCGTTCGGGCGCAGCGCGTTCTGACTCGGGCCGTTCTGACTCCGGCCGTTCCAACGCCGGTCGCACGGCTGCGGTAGGCACCGAGACAGCCGCCACCGACGTATCCGCTGAAGCCGCCACCGGTTCCGGACGTAGCCGCAACAGCCGGTCGCGGAGCCGCTCCGGCTCGGGCCGTTCGGACGCCCCGCGCACCGCGACGACTCCCGCTGAGGCCGACCGTTCGATCGCATCGACCTCCGGCGAGCCTGAGATTCGCCCGGGTCGCACCCGCACGCGTAACCGCGTTGGCCGCACGACGAACCCGGCCGCCGCCGCACCGATCTCCGCCGCTGGCACGCATGACGGCGGTGGCATCGAGCACCGCGACGGCAACAGCTCAGTGCGTCACCAGGTGCGTCACCGCTCTGCCGAAACCGGCATTCAGGAGTAACACGCACAACGCACACGGCCCGCCGCATCTCAGGATGCGGCGGGCCGTGTGCGTCGTGGGGGCCGAGCGTCTAGAACAGGCCAATCGGTGTCTACACGCCCAGCGAACGGGCATAGAGCGCGGCGCCGACCATCGTGGCAGTCGTGCCAAGTCTGGCAGGAACGATAGCGGTCTCGGCGAGGCCCATCATCGCGTATGCCCGGAAACTCGCCCGAACACTGTCGAGATAGAGATCGCCGATGTCGACGACTCCACCGCAGAGAATGATGATGTCGGGATCGATCAGGGCTGATCCGGTCGCCAATGCGTGGCCGAGAGCGTTCGCGCCGTCACGGATGGTAGTGATCGCGTGGGCGTCGCCGCTGCGCGCCGCAGCTGCGATCTCACGAAGCCCCACACTGTGGCCACCCCCGTTACGGTGTGCGCGTTCCATGGCCGGCCCGCTCGCGTACGCCTCGACATGGCCGGCGGCGCCGCACGAGCACAGCCGGTCACCGCGTCCCAGTGGGATGTGGCCGATTGATCCCGCCGATCCGGTGCGGCCGAGCACGAGTGTTCCGCAGGAGATCAGGGCGCCACTCACGCCAGTACCGACTGCAACGACGAGAGCCGACTGCACACCGCACGCGGCCCCGGCTCGAGCTTCGCCGTACCCCGCGGCGTGAACGTCATTGAGTGTCGTGACGGGCAAACCGGTTGACGCGGCAATGCAGTCGCTGATGCGAGTCCCGGTCCACGCTGGGAGGATATCGGTCGCATGGGTGACGGTGCCGTCGCTACCGATCGTGCCCGCTGATCCGATACCGATCGAGCTGACCGGCTCTCCGCGACGTTGGAGCGCCTGGACCATCTCCACGACGGTGGCAAGAATCGAATCGGGGCCCGCTTCCGCTGGTGTCGCGGCTCGGAGTACAGCGCCGACCACCTCACCCCACTCATCGATTGTGGCGGCCGCGATCTTGGTTCCCCCGATGTCGATTCCGAGGTTCAGACCCGTCATCGCGTCAGCCGCGGTGTCCGCGCAGCAAAACGTCGGGCAATGGCCACCGGATCGGTGATCGCGGCCCCAACGACGACGGCATGCGCTCCCGCTCGAAATGCGTCCTGAAGTTGTTCGGGGGCGCGGTACCGTCCTTCCGCTACAACCAGGATGTCGCGTTCTCGCAGATCTCTCACGAGCTGAATGTCGGGTTGTTCGTCATCGGCCGGCAGCGTGTAGGGCGTGTAGCCCGACAGCGTCGTTCCAACAATATCCACGCCCACGTTCCAGGCGCGCACACCCTCATCGAGAGTCGACACGTCGGCCATTATGCTGCACCCCAACTCTGTACGCACGCGGCGGAGAAGCTCGAATGAGTCTCCGAGCACCTCATCGGTGGCGTCGATGGCAATAATATCGGCGCCGGCCTCAACGAGTCCGGCCGCGAGTTCAAACGTCGGGGTGATGATGTTGCGCCGAACGCCGAAGACTTTATGCAGGCCGATGATCGGCAGATCGGTGAACGCACGAATCTCCGCGATGTCCTCGGGGCTGTTGACGCGAAGTGCGACCGCTCCGCCCAGGATCGCCGCTTCCGCCATCCGTGCCATCAGCGCTGAACTGCGCAGCGGACTCTCCTGCGGTGCTTGGCACGAGACGATCAAGCCGCCTCTGAGTTGATCGATGACGCTCATTTGAGTGCTCCCGCGCTGATACCGCCGATGAAGAATCGTTGCCCGATCAGAAACACGAACAAGGCGGGCACTGTGAACAGCACACAGGCGGCCATCAATGGCCCCCAGGCAACGTCGTTCTGGCCGAAGAACGAGTAGAGCCCGATCGAGAGAGTGTACTGGTTGGGATCAGTGAGGTAGATCAGGGGGTTGAGAAAGTCAGTCCAGGTCCAGACGAATTGGAACACCGCAGCGGTCACAATTGCGGGGCGGGCGATCGGCACCACGATGGTGAGGTAGGTACGCAGCTCGGATGCACCGTCGATTCGAGCGGCCTCGATCAATTCATCGGGCACGTTCAGAAGAAACTGGCGGATCATGAAGATCAGAAACGGTGTGCCCAGGAACGCCGGCACCACCAGCGGCAGATACGTTCCCATTGCTCCCAGACCGTTCCAGATTAGGAAGATTGGGATGAGGGTGACCTGGGGCGGGAGCATCATCGTCGTCAACACGATGATGAGCAGAGGCCGTGCCCCTCGCCATTTGACTTTAGAGAGCGAGTAGGCAACGAGCGGGGAGGCGATGATTGTGCCGAGCACGCACAGTCCCGACACCAGGAATGTGTTGCCGAGGTAGCGCCAGAACGGCATCCCGTCGAAAGCCGCCCCGAAATTCTCGAAGGTCCAATTCTGGGGCAGGAGCCGAGGCGGAACGCTGAAGATATCGGTCATCTCTTTGAAGGCCGTTGAGAGCATCACAAGGAACGGGAAGACAAAGACCAGGGCGAGGAGCGACACCAGGAGTAGTCGCCACCCCGTTAGCCACGGGTGACGCCGCACACGGCGGCGGCCCGGTGAGCGACCGACTATCTCGTCAGGTTCCGCACTCGCCGTCGCGGCTTCCCGCCGGTCAACGAGAGTCACTGTGAACCCACCGTCGCGAGCTGATGAGGACCACGAGCGTGATGACGAGCGTGATCAAGAAAAGTACCCAGGCCATGGCAGAGGCGTATCCCATCTTGAAGAAGCTGAATGCATTTTGGTAGAGATACATCGCGTAGGTCAAAAATGACTGTCCGGGCCCTGATCCCGCGTTGTTCAGTCGGGTCTGGGCCAGCAAATACGGCTGAGTGAATATTTGGAGGTACGCGATGATGTTGACGATGATCTGAAACAGGGTCACCGGTGAGAGCACCGGCCAGGTGATGTGCCGGAAACGCGCGAACGGCCCGGCGCCGTCGAGAGCGGCAGCTTCGTACAGGTCAGCCGGCACGTCTTTGAGTGCGGCCAGGTAAATGATCATGGTGCCGCCGACGGTCCAGAGCGACATGATGATGATGGCGGGCTTGCCCCATGCGGGCTCCTGAAGCCACCCGGGACCGTCAATGCCGACCAGTCCGAGAAAGTAGTTCATGAAGCCGTACTGACCGTTGAGGAGCCACCGCCACAGGTAACCGCCGACGACCACGGGCACGATCGAGGGCAGATAGACCAGCGCCCGGAATAACGGTTGGCCGCGAACCGGCAGGTTCAACAGGTGTGCCCCGCTGATTGCGATGACGATAGCCAGCGGAACGCCAATGGCGGTCAGAACGAGGGTGTTGGCCAGCGCTGTCCAGAAACTGGAATCCGTGGCCATCCGCTCGTAGTTGTCGAAACCCACGAACTCGGGAGCCTGGAACAGGTTGAAGTCGGTGAAACTGTAGAACGCCGACGCGAGGACAGGGTACGCGATGAAAATGACGAACCCGACGACGAAGGGTGAGGCGAACGCCAGGCCAGTGAGGGCCTGGCGTCGCCGCGCAACCGGCGATCGTCGAGTGACGACGCTACTTCGTTGCATAGCTGCTGGAATTCGCCAGCACGGCATCCAGGGCATCCTGCGGAGTTGCGACGTCCCGCGTGATGTCGTCGAATGCCTTGCCGAGGTCCGTTGAATACTCGGCGCTATACGGCATGCTGCTCAGAGCGTAAACGTTGTCGCTCTTCAACGCGCCCAACCAGGCGGAGAAGTTCGTGATTCCGTCATACGCGGTGCTGTCGAGAAGCGACGTCCGCGCCGGAAGGTTTCCGAGGGCGAGGGTGAACGCCGTCATCCCTTCAGGGTTGACCAGGTAGGACAGGAACTTGCCGGCCGCTTCCTTCTTCTTCGAATTTGTTGGGATGAACAGGGTGCTGGCGGTCAGCTGAGTGGTGTCCTTGTGGTCGGTCGACACGTACGGAATCGCCGTGACACCCCAGTCGAGATCCGGAGCGGTAGTTGGAATGTTCAACGCGCGCCATTCACCGTCGATGACCATCGCTGTTTTTCCAATGTAGAACGGGTCCTGAGCCGACATGTACTCGCCGAGACCGGAGTTGAACGTCGCGATGTTGTTCGCGCCGAACTTGGTGGTGATGTTGTCCTGGTACCACGCGGCCGCGGCAATATTGCCGGATTCGGTCGGGGTTGGGGCGCCGTCGGCATCCCAGGTTCCGCCGAAGTTGTAGCCGAGCGTGGTGAGCGTCGTGCTGACCGACGGGTCCCCTAGCCCCAACTGCGTGATCCCGCCATCCGCTCCCTGCTTGGTCAAAGCCGCGATCGCCGTCGCAAGTTCGTCCATCGTCGTGGGCACAGCGACGCCGGCCTCGGCGAGGAGCGTCTTATTGTAGAGCAGTTGGAAGCTGTGCACGGCAATCGGCATGGAATAGATCTTGCCGTCAAACTTCATCTGGTCCAGCGCCGCCGGAACGAAGTCGTTCAGGTCAACGTTCTCCGCCTTGAGATACGAATCCAGCGGCGCAATGATTCCCTTCGACGCCCACGAACCGACCGAGTTGCCGAAGTGGTCGGAGATGTCGAATGAACCCTGACTGGCCGACATCGAGGTGATCTGCTTCTGGAAGTCGGGGCTCGAGATTCCCTTGACAGTGACTTCGCTCTGACTCGCGTTGTAGGTCGAGATGATCTCCTCGATCGCTTTCGCTTCGGCACCTCCCCAGAGATAGGAGAACGTGATCTCGGTCGCTCCGCCCGCCCCGGTTCCGGCAGAGGAATCGGTGGAGCACGAGGTTAGTGCTGCGACGGTGAGGCCCGTGACCAGACCGACAGCCAGGACCTTCCGTGCAAGAAACCTGCGGTTGACGTTCATAGAAGCTACTCCAATCAAAGTATGTGAGGCAGTGCGGCACTCGGTGCTTGGCCGTAAGTATTGCCCAATTATTTCGAACTGCGCAATCTTTTCCGCAAAAATGCCTGAAAATGCTCAAAAATTCGGCACAGTGCTCTTTCCTGGTACACACCAAAGGCAATATGCTGACGGAATGATGAATCCCACCACGAGACCGGCGAAGTTCGAGCTGGTCAAACAGCACCTCGTCTCAGTGATCGATGGGGGGCTGGCCCCTCACGAAAAACTACCGACGGAACGCGACCTCGCCGACGAGTTCGAGATCAGCCGTCTGACAGTGCGGCGCGCGCTCGATCAGCTCGAGAACGACGGCGTTGTCTACCGGGTTCGCGGTGCCGGTACGTTCGTCAGCGAACAACGGATATCGAAATCATTCGAGCTCACGTCGTTCTCCGATGACATGCGTGCGCGCGGTCTGACTCCGGGGTCACTCTCGGTCACCGTCGCGACCATTCCGGCCGGCGCTCGCATCGGATATGCACTCAAACTCAGCCCTGCCGAGCCTGTCGTTCACATTCGGCGGATTCGCACCGCGGACAACGCTCCAATGTGCTTTGAAAACTCA from Leifsonia psychrotolerans encodes:
- a CDS encoding DEAD/DEAH box helicase — encoded protein: MTFSELNIDQDMVEALADKGILEPFPIQTQTIPLALAGQDIIGQAKTGTGKTFGFGLPLIQRLGLNPEPGVQALIVVPTRELCVQVSEDLELAAKNRDTKIVSIYGGKAYEGQVEALKAGAQIVVGTPGRLLDLASQRLLNLKNVREMVLDEADKMLDLGFLADIEKLFAQTPAGRHTMLFSATMPGPIVALARRFMTKPIHIRATDPDEGLTQANIEHLVYRAHNMDKDEVIGRILMAEGRGKTVIFTRTKRAAAKLVEELNDRGFNAAAVHGDLNQEQRERAMAAFKAGKKDILIATDVAARGIDVNDVTHVINHTIPEDEKAYLHRVGRTGRAGKTGIAVTFVDWDDLHKWALINKALEFGQPEPTETYSSSPHLFTDLNIPAGSKGRLRATPIKDGPPVGSGRSDAGRSGSGRSGAARSDSGRSGAARSDSGRSDSGRSNAGRTAAVGTETAATDVSAEAATGSGRSRNSRSRSRSGSGRSDAPRTATTPAEADRSIASTSGEPEIRPGRTRTRNRVGRTTNPAAAAPISAAGTHDGGGIEHRDGNSSVRHQVRHRSAETGIQE
- a CDS encoding DUF3107 family protein, with the protein product MDIRIGIFNSPREIGFETSQPAAEVEAAVAAALADPTGYLKLGDDKGRIYVVPTSGLAYVEIGSEESRRVGFVA
- a CDS encoding PD-(D/E)XK nuclease family protein encodes the protein MTPTAPEIALDPSQQAVLDLADGQCASVLGAPGTGKTAVVVEAVAERVLGRGYSPSEVLVLVPTRSGATELRDRVSLRLGIPTNGPLARTANSVAFQIVRGTETREGRASPTLLTGGEQDQIIAELLQGHLDEGSGPVWPPTLGPEVRRLRGFRTELRDLMMRAVEYGVTPAQLAAWGRETGRVEWEAAADFIRGYEEVKDQTRPGHYDSTELSQFAAALVRAAPAGAAAQGELGPLAGLRLIVLDDAQEATQATLSLLAQFAARGVAILAVGDPDLSTGSFRGAHPDSLGRLDSYLGVERIQSFTLGTVYRHGPEVRRLVGEATHRIGAAAAGTQRAATVAHQPAAVEADHAAVEADRAAVEADRADHAAGDVAAVDAAADPAPFDAVQSMVVGNPAEQLAVIARRLRERHILGQVPWGQMAVIVRTGALVPALSKGLAALEVPTQVASAQTALRDEGAVAAFILALEVTLGRRALDAETATALLGGPLGGLDPIALRRLRAALRQRELNADGNRTADALLVSALVEPATLETLDNRIARKALAFGRSLAEASAEYAAGATIEELLWGLWQRSRLADIWHEQSTATGIVADEANRNLDAVVALFSAAQRFVERTPAAPPVQFLAHLVDTDVPEDTLAPRAQGDAVIVATPSAVIGREFDVVVLAGLQENVWPDLRVRGSLLGAGDLAARAGRQDSASTDARTAVLHDELRMFAQAASRARHEVLATAIANEDNQPSAFFRMLPDPEPAEAAANRFPLSLRGLVGRLRRDLTGALGRSHPDDEFAKRRISDASAALARLAGAGVAGAHPSEWYGIVPPSTTRPLNDNQSQPDAQSQPDAQSQPDAQSQPDAQPQPDAQSQPDGAVRVSPSKMASFEACPLHWVIGQVGGGGTNTAANLGTIVHKVMETAVDVTPEALWKGVDERWGELVFDAEWQSRVAKLEARALTDRLASYLGDFSRSGGSLLSAEGGFTVAVGDAVLSGTVDRVEQLQDGRAVIVDLKTGKGDPINDAGVADHPQLGAYQLAFQEGAIEGIPDGVDLAGARLVIVSSGTQKKNYRDPTQQPLTAEQLDTFRARVQADAAGMGGALFVAELATHCLDPWSFGSCRLHIIKQVSS
- a CDS encoding ferritin-like fold-containing protein, whose product is MMQLLGQSAYFQLTVFNSLARSAGIAPTLAARESLSRVAGNALATHQALAAEIRRVGGEPAEAMAPFAADLESFSRMTYGATWYESILGCYLTTGLLEDFFASLAAGLPHESRQRIVPIIRRTAGVASSADTAAIVHEITRGIAADSTLDSSLALWGRRLVGDTLLIARSALHVTGDLGSDESTLEPVFTEIIAAHTRRMDALGLTA
- the zapE gene encoding cell division protein ZapE, producing the protein MAAFPAIHGVLDAEQSRCAARLSLLTHRDTDAPFRGVYVHGSVGRGKTWLCDAFFDAWPGTAKRRVHFHDFFRRLHETIWLYRTHPIEEPVEFDTPSTPDPDPVGQAIADLYDGVELLYFDEFYVHDTADAVLLTQVLQAAIDSGITLVATSNYAPSDLLPSPDFHHMMEPAIALIEAHFDVVELGGDHDYRLTDGTSRAAGFAAGRWIAASPAGLLDEAGLVEPAESERTSLDSRGHRFNARRASGGELWFDFADLCEAHTSVNDYLAWSAESDVWVLDAVPKLATTTPSSSQRFAHLIDVLCDADVTLHIRSNHTVDEVLAPEPVSPHLAPREIPPPALGPLDLVRTASRLALLRPLR